Proteins encoded by one window of Deinococcus ruber:
- a CDS encoding winged helix-turn-helix transcriptional regulator, whose translation MKRKATEDSVEAQVQARPECTVERALAVIDGKWTTLLLRDLLSGTKRFGELRANLPGISPKTLTDRLRDLERHGVLTRTVYPEIPPRVDYTLTEKGRALDSVVSAMAAWGRDWT comes from the coding sequence ATGAAGCGAAAGGCCACAGAGGACAGCGTCGAAGCGCAGGTGCAGGCCAGACCGGAATGCACCGTCGAACGGGCGCTGGCGGTGATCGACGGCAAGTGGACGACGCTGCTGCTGCGCGACCTGCTGAGCGGCACTAAACGGTTCGGAGAGCTGAGGGCGAATCTGCCGGGTATCAGTCCGAAGACACTGACCGACCGACTGCGCGATCTGGAGCGGCACGGCGTGCTGACACGCACCGTGTATCCAGAAATTCCGCCCCGCGTGGACTACACCCTGACCGAGAAAGGCCGGGCACTGGACAGCGTGGTTTCGGCGATGGCTGCCTGGGGCCGCGACTGGACCTGA
- a CDS encoding hemolysin family protein, producing the protein MTVLTPILVIVLLVAVNGLFVAAEFALVMTRLSRLEVMARQGNGAARWLLGMYRDPIGRDRYIAVSQLGITLASIGLGMYGEPQVAGWLERPLERVGLGLEAAHTAGFIVALSAITFLHVVFGEMIPKALALQTPEVVSVRITPLIRVFSVAVRPLVAVLNALALGLMHLLRIKDPGKQALLYTSKELSILTEESAEGGQLGQVQRDLIQSIFALEERSAGELMTSRRNLDALPQHAGPEEITARIARSPRSRYPVYGEHLDDILGVLHIKDFIRARTQGRSTALSRLVRPLPSVPESATAESLLRLFKHERVHAALVVDEYGGTLGFVTMDDLIQEVIEDDALPDRDWVWKNEDGSYTVNGEVSLRELRGTYALPLHHADVTTIAGLLLAAYGTVPPAGSSVEVQGHTLTAEEVQGIKITRVRIGALTTSLRTGELHH; encoded by the coding sequence GTGACGGTGCTGACACCCATCCTCGTGATCGTGCTGTTGGTGGCGGTCAACGGGCTGTTTGTCGCTGCCGAGTTTGCCCTGGTGATGACCCGCCTGTCCCGGCTCGAAGTCATGGCCCGGCAGGGGAACGGGGCCGCCCGCTGGTTACTGGGGATGTACCGCGATCCCATCGGGCGCGACCGCTACATCGCCGTTTCGCAGCTCGGGATCACGCTGGCGAGTATCGGACTGGGCATGTACGGCGAACCACAGGTAGCAGGCTGGCTGGAACGGCCCCTGGAGAGGGTGGGGCTGGGGCTGGAAGCGGCACACACGGCGGGCTTTATCGTCGCCCTGAGCGCCATCACCTTCCTGCATGTGGTGTTCGGAGAGATGATTCCGAAAGCCCTTGCCCTGCAAACACCGGAAGTGGTGAGTGTCCGCATCACGCCGCTGATACGGGTGTTCAGCGTGGCGGTTCGTCCACTGGTCGCCGTGCTCAATGCGCTGGCCCTGGGGCTGATGCACCTGCTGAGAATCAAGGATCCTGGCAAACAGGCGCTGCTCTACACCAGCAAGGAACTGAGCATTCTGACCGAAGAGAGCGCCGAGGGTGGGCAACTGGGGCAGGTGCAGCGAGATCTGATCCAGAGTATTTTCGCGCTGGAGGAACGCAGCGCCGGAGAACTGATGACCTCACGGCGAAACCTGGACGCCCTGCCTCAGCACGCAGGGCCGGAGGAGATCACCGCCCGCATCGCCCGCTCTCCCCGCAGCCGCTACCCGGTCTACGGCGAACATCTGGACGATATTCTGGGGGTGCTGCACATCAAAGATTTCATTCGCGCCCGGACACAGGGAAGGTCCACGGCGCTCAGCCGACTGGTGCGGCCCCTGCCGAGCGTGCCCGAGAGCGCCACCGCCGAGTCTCTGTTACGGCTGTTCAAACACGAACGGGTCCACGCGGCACTGGTCGTCGATGAATACGGCGGCACATTGGGGTTTGTGACAATGGACGACCTGATTCAGGAGGTTATCGAGGATGACGCCCTACCTGACCGAGACTGGGTCTGGAAGAATGAGGACGGGTCGTACACCGTGAACGGTGAGGTGTCGCTGCGAGAGCTGCGCGGAACCTACGCCCTGCCGCTGCACCACGCAGACGTGACCACGATTGCCGGACTGTTGCTGGCAGCATACGGCACCGTTCCGCCCGCTGGCAGCAGCGTGGAGGTGCAGGGGCATACCCTGACCGCCGAGGAAGTCCAGGGCATCAAGATCACCCGCGTGCGGATCGGGGCGCTCACAACATCCCTACGGACGGGTGAGCTGCACCACTGA
- a CDS encoding NAD(P)-dependent oxidoreductase, with amino-acid sequence MKLALLGGTGRTGRLLIDQALERGDTLTALARDPAKLHRRHPRLIAVHGDARDAAVYPELLRGADAVLSVLGPVAGGAPDVMTLAAQHLIALQAALGVPRVVTLTGAGVAHPGDTPTLLDRFIRTMLRLTQPAVLEDATRHADLMRASSLAWTLLRVPRLTDGPIREVRVGRVGTIRPFITRASTAHALLNALEDPNMLRQAPAISN; translated from the coding sequence ATGAAACTGGCGCTGCTCGGCGGAACGGGCCGCACCGGTCGCCTGCTGATCGATCAGGCGCTGGAACGGGGCGACACGCTAACGGCGCTGGCCCGCGACCCGGCGAAGCTGCACCGTCGACACCCCCGCCTGATCGCCGTACACGGTGACGCCCGTGACGCCGCCGTGTACCCGGAACTGCTCCGGGGCGCAGACGCAGTGCTAAGCGTCCTGGGGCCAGTTGCGGGTGGTGCGCCGGATGTGATGACCCTCGCGGCACAGCACCTGATCGCGCTTCAGGCAGCGTTGGGGGTGCCGCGTGTGGTGACGCTGACCGGCGCGGGTGTGGCGCACCCAGGAGACACGCCCACGCTGCTCGACCGCTTCATCCGAACGATGCTGCGGCTGACCCAGCCTGCCGTGCTGGAAGACGCGACCCGGCACGCCGACCTGATGCGGGCCAGTTCTCTGGCATGGACACTCCTGCGGGTGCCGCGCCTGACCGACGGGCCGATTCGGGAAGTGCGGGTGGGGCGTGTCGGCACCATCCGCCCGTTCATCACCCGCGCCAGCACGGCCCACGCGCTGCTGAACGCGCTGGAAGACCCGAACATGCTGCGTCAGGCCCCCGCGATCAGCAACTGA
- a CDS encoding hemolysin family protein codes for MNAALPVLVIVLLVAVNAFYVVAEFATVGARRSRVQEAAELGNGNAAVLLNVLRDPKRLDTQVAACQVGITLSSLVAGAYGEAQLAPLLEPALGTVGGPVLATIIVLALITTLQVVLGELLPKTVALRYPERLAIATLRPMLLSLWLFRPLISLFNGAAFAVMRAARLNTQHSHAHVHSPEELKDLYRDSAAGGLIDVAERDMVAGILNVEHRVVREIMTPRVRVVSVSAQLTVQAALQQLAGKAYSRFPVTGTDAEDLVGVVHLRALFLAAEQQPGQQVREVMRSPLIVTESMPVPQLWRRLHEAARHSAVVVDERGSIVGLVTLEDALEEILGEIQDEFDQEEEPISVLGQRVTVRGDVRVDTLNDRFDLHLATDEVDTISGWLWSELGRLPMVGDEVAAEQDPVYFRVEAMDRRAVQRVSFNLPEGRL; via the coding sequence ATGAACGCTGCTTTGCCCGTTCTGGTCATCGTGCTGCTGGTCGCAGTGAACGCCTTCTATGTCGTTGCCGAATTCGCCACGGTGGGGGCACGGCGGAGCCGAGTGCAGGAAGCTGCCGAACTCGGGAACGGCAACGCCGCCGTGCTGCTGAACGTACTGCGCGACCCCAAGCGGCTCGACACTCAGGTGGCGGCCTGTCAGGTCGGCATTACCCTCAGCAGTCTGGTAGCCGGAGCTTACGGCGAAGCCCAGCTGGCCCCACTGCTGGAACCGGCCCTCGGAACGGTGGGTGGGCCGGTGCTGGCTACCATCATCGTGCTGGCGCTGATTACCACGCTTCAGGTCGTGCTGGGCGAACTGTTACCGAAGACGGTGGCGCTGCGCTATCCAGAACGGCTGGCGATTGCCACTCTGCGTCCGATGCTGCTCAGTCTGTGGCTGTTTCGGCCCCTTATTTCGCTGTTTAACGGCGCTGCTTTTGCTGTGATGCGGGCGGCCAGGTTAAATACCCAGCACAGCCATGCCCATGTGCATTCGCCCGAGGAACTGAAAGATCTGTACAGGGACAGTGCCGCTGGCGGGTTGATCGACGTGGCCGAGCGAGACATGGTGGCCGGCATCCTGAACGTCGAGCACCGGGTCGTGCGCGAGATCATGACGCCCCGAGTCAGGGTGGTGTCGGTGTCGGCGCAGCTCACCGTGCAGGCCGCCCTTCAGCAGCTGGCAGGAAAGGCTTATAGCCGGTTCCCGGTGACCGGAACAGATGCCGAAGATCTGGTCGGGGTGGTTCATCTGCGGGCGCTCTTTCTGGCGGCGGAACAGCAGCCGGGCCAGCAGGTTCGAGAGGTCATGCGTTCGCCCCTGATTGTGACGGAGAGCATGCCTGTGCCCCAGCTGTGGCGGCGGCTGCACGAAGCGGCCCGGCACAGCGCCGTGGTCGTTGATGAGCGCGGCAGCATCGTCGGGCTGGTCACACTGGAAGACGCGCTGGAGGAAATTCTGGGAGAAATACAGGACGAATTTGATCAGGAGGAAGAGCCGATCAGCGTGCTGGGGCAGCGCGTGACTGTGCGCGGAGACGTGCGGGTAGACACGCTGAACGACCGCTTTGATCTGCATCTTGCGACCGACGAGGTCGACACCATCAGCGGCTGGCTGTGGAGTGAGCTGGGTCGTCTGCCGATGGTCGGTGACGAGGTCGCGGCAGAACAGGACCCCGTGTACTTCCGGGTCGAGGCAATGGATCGCCGCGCAGTGCAGCGCGTGAGTTTCAATCTGCCGGAGGGCAGGCTGTGA
- a CDS encoding mercuric reductase yields the protein MKQYDSIIVGTGQAGPALASQLVARGQHVAVAEGYRFGGSCVNYGCRPTKTLIASAHALHTARRGADFGFRTGEVRVDWARVRERVVGIIDDTSAGMERGLRATQGLDIYHAYASFDGRAEDGNLYRVRMGDDVLTAPQVFLNTGTRALIPDIEGIETVPWLDSERLLRLDTLPDHLIVLGGSYIGMELGQAFRRLGSRVTIIQTPACLINREDDDIKHELHRVFAREGIAVHTLSTLTRAEPTAEGGVQVWVRHQNGHEQVISGSHWLNATGRVPNSDRLNLSSVGIQTDAQGYITVNERLETGVPGIWALGDVNGRGAFTHTSYQDYEIVRDNLLHGQDRRWTDRTTTYALFTDPPLGRVGMSETEARRSGRRVLMAVRPMRRIGRAVEEAETDGLIKLLVDADTEQFLGAAVLGLRGDEVIQAISYFMATGASYRVMQRTLPVHPTVAEFLPTILGELQPLETA from the coding sequence GTGAAACAGTATGACAGCATCATTGTCGGAACGGGACAGGCTGGCCCGGCGCTGGCCTCGCAACTCGTCGCCAGGGGGCAACACGTGGCGGTGGCCGAGGGGTACCGGTTTGGGGGAAGCTGCGTGAACTACGGCTGCCGCCCCACCAAGACGCTGATCGCCAGTGCCCATGCCCTGCACACCGCCCGGCGCGGCGCAGACTTCGGTTTTCGCACTGGTGAGGTGCGGGTCGACTGGGCGCGGGTGCGCGAGCGCGTCGTCGGCATCATCGACGACACCAGCGCGGGCATGGAACGCGGTCTGCGGGCTACCCAGGGGCTGGACATCTATCACGCCTATGCCAGCTTCGATGGCCGCGCAGAGGACGGGAATCTGTACCGTGTGCGCATGGGAGACGACGTGCTGACGGCCCCGCAGGTCTTCCTCAATACCGGGACGCGGGCGCTGATTCCCGATATAGAGGGCATCGAGACGGTGCCCTGGCTGGACAGCGAACGCCTGCTGCGGTTGGACACCTTGCCCGATCACCTGATCGTGCTGGGCGGCAGCTACATCGGCATGGAACTGGGGCAGGCCTTCCGTCGACTCGGCAGCCGCGTCACCATCATCCAGACCCCGGCGTGCCTGATCAACCGCGAGGACGACGACATCAAGCACGAACTCCACCGGGTCTTTGCCCGCGAGGGCATCGCCGTTCACACCCTCAGCACCCTGACGCGGGCCGAGCCGACGGCTGAGGGCGGGGTACAGGTGTGGGTGCGCCATCAGAACGGACACGAGCAGGTCATCAGCGGGTCACACTGGTTGAATGCCACCGGGCGGGTGCCCAACAGCGACCGACTGAACCTGTCTTCGGTGGGTATCCAGACCGATGCTCAGGGGTACATCACGGTGAATGAACGCCTGGAAACCGGGGTGCCGGGCATCTGGGCACTGGGAGACGTGAACGGCAGGGGGGCGTTTACCCACACCAGCTATCAGGATTACGAAATCGTCCGCGATAACCTGCTGCACGGGCAGGATCGCCGCTGGACTGACCGCACCACCACCTACGCGCTGTTCACCGATCCACCCCTGGGACGCGTCGGAATGAGTGAGACGGAGGCCCGCCGCTCGGGTCGCCGGGTGCTGATGGCGGTCAGGCCGATGCGCCGGATTGGGCGAGCTGTCGAGGAGGCCGAGACGGACGGCCTGATCAAGCTGCTGGTGGACGCCGACACCGAACAGTTCCTGGGGGCGGCGGTGCTGGGTCTGCGCGGCGACGAGGTGATTCAGGCCATCAGTTATTTCATGGCGACGGGCGCAAGTTACCGGGTGATGCAGCGCACGCTGCCCGTTCATCCCACGGTGGCCGAATTTCTGCCGACCATCCTCGGTGAACTTCAGCCCCTGGAGACGGCATGA
- a CDS encoding CHRD domain-containing protein: protein MRGHTIVLGLVGPLLLGSCALFGLPTTYLFKHNPNQADPSAGGNAVASVSGGMVSTVLSVSGLTPGKAYIAHYHAFGPDSSTDPCASNGPVTVGFPNFVADASGNASVTLKTDTAKIEGDKGAYINVHYASDPSVVPICAPVKLAKG from the coding sequence ATGAGGGGACATACCATCGTACTGGGCTTAGTCGGTCCTTTGCTGCTCGGCTCCTGCGCCCTGTTTGGCCTGCCGACCACCTACCTGTTCAAGCACAACCCCAATCAGGCCGATCCGTCTGCGGGGGGCAACGCGGTGGCTTCTGTGTCGGGCGGCATGGTGAGCACTGTGCTGAGTGTCTCGGGCCTGACCCCTGGCAAGGCCTATATTGCCCACTACCACGCCTTCGGGCCAGACTCCAGCACCGACCCCTGCGCCTCCAACGGACCCGTCACGGTGGGCTTCCCCAATTTCGTGGCTGACGCCAGTGGCAATGCCAGCGTGACGCTGAAGACGGACACGGCCAAGATTGAGGGCGACAAGGGCGCTTACATCAACGTGCATTACGCCAGCGATCCGTCGGTGGTGCCGATCTGTGCGCCGGTCAAACTCGCGAAGGGCTGA
- a CDS encoding NAD(P)H-binding protein: MTTQTGQTLPTVPPILVLGATGNVGGEIARQLLQAGVSFQVGVRQPGRVSFPDSVDVQRFDAADSSSYTVLSGIERLFLLWPPGTDMQRDVQPVIEAAAARGVQQVVFLSILGAEKIRVVPHRRAEQLLEASGMDWVFLRASYFMQNLSGVHRDDVRLRNEIFLPAGNGKTSFVDVRDVAAVAVHALLHGTRNVAYDLTGPQALDYDDVASIFSVTLGRRIRYTRPSALTFVRVSRQRGTSLSFALFMLAEYTAARLGLAGRVTQDIPELLGRPAIRLRRFAEDFRDAWL; this comes from the coding sequence ATGACGACACAGACAGGTCAGACCCTTCCCACCGTGCCGCCGATTCTGGTGCTGGGGGCGACGGGAAACGTAGGCGGAGAGATCGCCCGGCAGCTGCTTCAGGCGGGCGTGTCCTTCCAGGTGGGCGTGCGTCAGCCCGGAAGGGTCAGCTTCCCGGACAGCGTGGACGTGCAGCGCTTCGACGCCGCCGATTCCAGCAGCTATACGGTGCTCTCCGGCATCGAGCGCCTGTTTCTGCTGTGGCCGCCCGGCACCGACATGCAGCGCGACGTGCAGCCCGTGATCGAGGCGGCAGCGGCGCGGGGCGTGCAGCAGGTGGTGTTTCTGTCGATATTGGGGGCAGAGAAGATCCGGGTGGTGCCGCACCGCCGCGCCGAACAGCTGCTGGAAGCGTCGGGGATGGACTGGGTGTTTCTGCGGGCCAGCTATTTCATGCAGAACCTCAGCGGCGTGCACCGAGACGATGTGCGGCTGAGAAACGAGATATTCCTGCCCGCCGGAAACGGCAAGACCAGTTTCGTGGACGTGCGCGACGTGGCAGCAGTGGCCGTTCACGCGCTGCTGCACGGCACCCGGAACGTGGCCTACGACCTGACCGGGCCGCAGGCGCTGGACTACGACGATGTGGCGAGCATCTTCAGCGTGACGCTGGGCCGCCGTATTCGCTATACCCGCCCCTCGGCCCTGACGTTCGTGCGCGTGAGTCGGCAGCGCGGAACGTCCCTGAGCTTCGCGCTATTCATGCTGGCAGAGTACACGGCAGCGCGGTTGGGGCTGGCGGGCCGAGTAACGCAGGATATTCCGGAGTTGCTGGGCCGACCCGCCATCCGCCTGCGCCGCTTCGCTGAGGACTTCCGCGACGCGTGGCTGTAA
- a CDS encoding GNAT family N-acetyltransferase — protein MTTPQQPNQAEGESRIRPATPADTPAILRLAVDTRMFLPHETGALQEEFGGFHAGQRGAGHSLVVWTQTPDAVVSGVAYLGPNTLSERAWDLWMIAVAPDRQRQGIGGDLLRFTESRVTAGGGHLLIIETSSDARFLPTHAFYIRHGYAEVGRIPGFYGDEESKVIFSKRLSAVVVGLS, from the coding sequence ATGACGACCCCTCAGCAGCCTAACCAAGCAGAAGGAGAGAGCAGGATTCGGCCCGCCACCCCCGCCGATACGCCCGCCATCCTGAGATTGGCCGTCGATACCCGGATGTTCTTGCCACACGAAACCGGGGCGCTTCAGGAAGAATTCGGCGGCTTTCACGCCGGGCAGCGGGGCGCTGGGCACTCGCTGGTGGTGTGGACGCAGACTCCGGACGCGGTTGTGAGCGGTGTGGCGTATCTGGGGCCGAACACGCTCTCGGAGCGGGCCTGGGATCTGTGGATGATCGCTGTGGCTCCGGATCGGCAGAGACAGGGCATCGGCGGCGACCTGCTGCGCTTCACCGAGTCGCGGGTAACGGCGGGTGGAGGTCACCTGCTGATCATCGAGACGAGTTCGGATGCCCGCTTTCTGCCGACCCACGCGTTTTATATCCGTCACGGCTACGCCGAGGTCGGACGCATCCCAGGCTTCTACGGCGACGAGGAAAGCAAGGTGATCTTCAGCAAGCGCCTTTCAGCGGTGGTTGTCGGCCTTAGCTGA
- a CDS encoding cold shock domain-containing protein, whose translation MIPSVGQPFPDLTLPDQRGEGVRLSDLTRPSVFDRYAGLEDGSPVIVIFGRGFFCPRDQQQLRGLVGFQPELRVNFARLVYVSADPPRVGAAFRAGLGADWPFLSDEALSATRQLGLLDETEGEYAYRARPYTFVLRPDLHVHSAYDGWYFVGRPTVEELRRDLREIMRSFRAYPYEVWDTPEVRAVRIPQQVWAAGAPPLGASGLEVAHGAVKWFDLGSGNGMIVRDETGEDVFFNFTAIPGEGYRTVRAGTRVAFEIVPGRAGPSARNVQTTS comes from the coding sequence ATGATTCCGAGTGTAGGCCAGCCGTTTCCAGACCTGACGCTGCCGGATCAGCGGGGCGAAGGTGTGCGCCTCTCCGACCTCACGCGGCCCAGCGTCTTTGACCGATATGCCGGGCTGGAGGACGGCTCACCTGTCATCGTGATCTTTGGGCGCGGATTTTTCTGCCCCCGCGACCAGCAGCAGTTGCGCGGGCTGGTGGGCTTTCAGCCTGAACTGCGCGTCAATTTTGCGCGGCTGGTGTACGTCAGCGCCGACCCTCCGCGTGTTGGCGCGGCCTTTCGCGCAGGGCTGGGAGCCGACTGGCCGTTCCTGTCAGATGAAGCGCTGAGCGCCACCCGGCAGCTTGGCCTGCTCGATGAGACCGAGGGCGAGTACGCCTACCGCGCCCGTCCGTATACCTTTGTGCTGCGCCCGGATCTGCACGTTCATTCAGCCTACGACGGCTGGTACTTCGTGGGTCGCCCGACCGTGGAGGAACTCAGACGCGACCTGCGCGAGATCATGCGGAGCTTTCGCGCCTATCCCTACGAGGTCTGGGACACGCCCGAGGTGCGGGCCGTGCGGATTCCGCAGCAGGTGTGGGCAGCGGGTGCGCCGCCGCTGGGAGCCAGTGGGCTGGAGGTGGCGCACGGCGCGGTGAAGTGGTTCGATCTGGGTTCCGGCAACGGAATGATCGTGCGGGACGAAACCGGCGAGGATGTCTTTTTCAACTTCACCGCCATTCCCGGTGAGGGCTACCGCACCGTGAGGGCGGGCACGCGGGTGGCGTTCGAGATCGTGCCAGGGAGAGCCGGGCCAAGTGCCCGCAATGTTCAGACGACTTCCTGA
- a CDS encoding alpha/beta fold hydrolase, whose amino-acid sequence MNERTSPASQWISGDSEINAINIHFLRTGHHRSAVIALHGLMGNGACWTPVARALEHEYDVVMPDARGHGLSSAPAEGYLYDDHANDVLGLIEALELSRPVLLGHSMGGMTAAVVASRLGASLRAVVLADPTFISPEWQREVYESDVAEQHRQALGTGKSELVAQAQLRHPHRSVELINLIAEARLQTQMQAFEVLTPPNPDFRELIRDICVPILLVLGSKGVVSPETAQGLQAINPLLSYTLIPDVGHGLPYDAPEQLAAVVNAFLRSLTGP is encoded by the coding sequence ATGAACGAACGCACCTCGCCCGCTTCCCAGTGGATCAGCGGCGACTCTGAAATAAATGCCATCAACATCCACTTTCTGAGAACCGGTCACCACAGATCCGCCGTCATCGCCCTTCACGGTCTGATGGGCAACGGCGCGTGCTGGACGCCTGTGGCCCGCGCACTGGAACACGAGTACGACGTGGTCATGCCCGATGCGAGGGGGCACGGCCTGTCGAGCGCTCCGGCGGAGGGCTACCTGTACGACGATCATGCCAATGACGTTCTTGGTCTTATCGAGGCGCTGGAATTGTCCAGGCCGGTCTTGCTCGGTCATTCGATGGGCGGGATGACCGCTGCGGTCGTGGCGAGCCGCCTCGGAGCCAGCCTCCGCGCCGTCGTGCTGGCCGACCCGACCTTCATCAGTCCCGAATGGCAACGCGAGGTCTATGAAAGTGACGTGGCCGAGCAACATCGGCAGGCTCTGGGCACCGGGAAGAGCGAGTTGGTCGCTCAGGCGCAGCTGCGCCATCCGCACCGTTCAGTCGAATTGATCAACCTCATCGCAGAGGCGCGGCTGCAAACTCAGATGCAGGCCTTCGAGGTGCTCACTCCACCCAACCCCGACTTTCGGGAGCTGATCCGCGACATTTGTGTTCCTATTCTTCTCGTCCTCGGAAGCAAAGGCGTTGTTTCTCCTGAAACGGCTCAGGGATTACAGGCCATCAACCCACTCCTCAGCTACACGCTGATCCCGGATGTGGGTCATGGTCTCCCCTACGACGCACCCGAACAGCTCGCCGCCGTTGTCAATGCCTTCCTGCGCTCGCTGACCGGGCCTTAG
- a CDS encoding family 43 glycosylhydrolase — MLLASLGLLGLTACQPSVQAGLTSGASVDTFHNPLRSNDSPDPFLFTYQHHYYLTYTEQTQVSLYQSSTLAGLQTAHGIPLWPAQCCHLWAPEVYLLPTPAGQRRWYVYYTRDYGVYVRVSSGLSPLGPYGDEIPLLPYGSDVSHSSAIDPTVLTQQDGRLDLLWSDAGDIYIARLSDPTTLASTAHHQLKATRLPASGTVFGCAIQEAPEVLRRSGRFFVTFSACDAQSRDYKLGMMTAQASSDVLSAAAWTLLPRPVFEASVATGVYGPGHNGFFQSLDGRQNWIVYHAKASAGSSYRGRTARAQSFGWTSDGRPSFGTPVSTATVLADPSGERP; from the coding sequence ATGCTTCTCGCATCCCTCGGCCTGCTCGGACTGACGGCCTGCCAACCTTCCGTGCAGGCGGGTCTCACCTCGGGTGCCTCCGTCGATACCTTCCACAACCCACTTCGTTCGAACGACAGCCCCGATCCGTTCCTGTTCACGTATCAACATCACTACTACCTCACTTACACCGAACAGACGCAGGTGTCGCTCTACCAATCCAGTACCCTGGCCGGACTTCAGACGGCGCACGGTATTCCCCTGTGGCCCGCGCAATGCTGTCATCTCTGGGCCCCGGAAGTGTATCTGCTGCCAACACCTGCCGGTCAACGCCGCTGGTACGTGTATTACACCCGGGACTATGGCGTGTATGTACGCGTCAGCAGCGGCCTCAGTCCACTGGGTCCATATGGTGATGAGATTCCGTTGTTGCCGTATGGAAGCGATGTTTCCCATAGCTCAGCCATCGACCCGACAGTTCTGACCCAACAGGATGGCCGCCTGGATCTGTTGTGGTCGGATGCTGGCGACATCTACATCGCCCGTCTGTCGGACCCGACCACGCTGGCCTCCACCGCCCATCATCAGCTGAAGGCCACCAGACTGCCCGCCAGTGGCACGGTGTTCGGGTGCGCCATTCAGGAAGCGCCCGAAGTGCTGCGCCGATCCGGCAGATTCTTTGTCACTTTTTCTGCGTGTGACGCTCAGTCACGCGACTATAAGCTGGGCATGATGACCGCTCAGGCCAGCAGTGACGTGCTGTCGGCAGCGGCATGGACGCTGTTGCCTCGCCCGGTCTTTGAGGCGTCGGTGGCAACGGGCGTATATGGACCTGGCCACAACGGCTTTTTTCAGTCGCTCGACGGTCGGCAGAACTGGATTGTGTATCACGCCAAAGCCAGTGCAGGGTCGTCGTACAGGGGCCGGACGGCTCGTGCCCAGAGTTTTGGCTGGACGAGCGACGGCAGGCCGTCCTTTGGCACGCCCGTTTCAACCGCGACTGTGCTGGCAGATCCTTCCGGTGAACGTCCGTGA
- a CDS encoding SDR family oxidoreductase, whose product MNELILIYGAGGVQGAPVAHELLARGYRVRTLVRDIHKHHALSEAGADVVAGDLGDLDSLRRASQGVQRVSLLLPFSAPGDPLALAQNALTAAHEAGVELLVLNTSGQTPAEPTGLPMLDARLHLEEMVRGSGVPHIILRPTAYMENLLGPWVLPRLHSEGVLAYPVSAHRPVSWIAAQEMGRLMAAALERPELSGRAFDVGGPQALTGDDLAREFSQVLGREIRYEAISPEAFGAVMGQMMGPQAEADIVAAYRASEAAPPDAVVVDMRAAYDLLPAVPISLMQWATTHAPLLRRTEVRS is encoded by the coding sequence ATGAACGAACTGATCCTGATCTATGGTGCCGGAGGTGTCCAGGGTGCGCCGGTTGCCCATGAACTGCTGGCAAGGGGCTACCGTGTACGGACGCTGGTACGCGATATTCACAAGCACCACGCGCTCAGCGAGGCAGGCGCGGACGTGGTGGCAGGCGATCTGGGCGATCTCGACAGCCTGCGCCGGGCCAGCCAGGGCGTTCAGCGGGTCAGCCTGCTGTTGCCGTTTTCCGCGCCGGGCGACCCGCTGGCACTCGCCCAAAATGCGCTCACGGCGGCCCACGAAGCCGGGGTTGAACTGCTCGTTCTGAACACCAGCGGGCAGACGCCAGCCGAGCCGACCGGCCTGCCGATGCTGGATGCCCGGCTGCATCTGGAAGAGATGGTGCGGGGCAGCGGCGTGCCACACATCATTCTGCGGCCCACGGCCTACATGGAGAACCTGCTCGGCCCGTGGGTGTTGCCGCGCCTGCACTCGGAGGGTGTGCTGGCGTATCCCGTGAGCGCCCATCGGCCCGTCTCGTGGATCGCCGCGCAGGAGATGGGTCGCCTGATGGCGGCGGCGTTGGAGCGCCCCGAACTGAGTGGCCGCGCCTTCGACGTGGGCGGCCCGCAGGCCCTGACCGGCGACGATCTGGCACGTGAGTTCTCGCAGGTACTGGGACGTGAGATCCGCTACGAGGCCATCAGTCCGGAGGCGTTCGGCGCGGTCATGGGGCAGATGATGGGGCCGCAGGCCGAAGCAGACATCGTCGCGGCGTACCGCGCCAGTGAAGCGGCCCCGCCAGACGCGGTGGTGGTGGACATGCGGGCTGCATACGACCTGCTTCCAGCCGTGCCGATTTCGCTGATGCAGTGGGCCACGACACACGCGCCGCTACTCCGGCGTACCGAAGTCCGGTCATGA